A window of the Mucilaginibacter sp. cycad4 genome harbors these coding sequences:
- a CDS encoding S9 family peptidase, with translation MHKNVLLITAILIFNIASAQTTKKPLKPADLYKQPTLMAPQLSPDGKWIVYELSEVDTAKDKRVSHLWMQSFDGKQSIQLTYGDEPASTPKWTPDGKFISYLSEKDSKNGGQVWLMDRRGGEGHKLTDIKGELEEYVWSPDSKRLAFIIKDPENRGKEAPKTTPPIKIDRYHFKQDIEGYLQHLHSHLYLYDVAAKKLDTLTSGIMDDSSPQWSPDGKTIAYVSNHTADPDRNENTDIFTIEAKPGAESQQLTTFTGHDINPLWSPDGKRIAYLRSTSDADYFIYQHDILCLMDADGKNNRLLTDQLDRPVSNIAWSRDSKDLEYLVHSDRIRYINRYNLLTRKSVLVYKGNQCSFADIIGHSLGVWVGKMTTPYMPHELVAIENGKIRRLTFHQEKWLSEVKLAYVKGFQSFSSDGTLVSGILYTPDSVVTKKMPFILYIHGGPTDQDEFEFDDIRQTLACAGYAVAAVNYRGSTGRGIEYTKAIYADWGNKEVKDLLGAVDELVKLGIADKDRLGIGGWSYGGILTDYTIATDTRFKAASSGAGSALQLAIYGSDQWVMQYDNELGAPWKNADKYIKLSYPFFHADKIKTPTQFMSGLKDFNVPTGGGEQMYEALRSQGVPTQLVLYPGQYHGITIPSYQVDRLQRYIDWFDKYLAPQPPKAGAF, from the coding sequence ATGCATAAAAATGTACTTTTAATTACAGCGATTTTAATATTTAACATTGCTTCTGCCCAAACCACCAAAAAGCCGCTCAAGCCTGCCGATCTGTATAAACAGCCAACGCTGATGGCGCCACAGCTTTCTCCGGATGGTAAATGGATAGTTTATGAATTATCAGAAGTGGATACAGCTAAGGATAAGCGTGTGTCGCACTTGTGGATGCAAAGTTTCGACGGCAAACAATCCATTCAGCTTACTTATGGCGATGAGCCGGCATCCACTCCGAAATGGACCCCTGATGGTAAGTTTATCTCTTATCTGTCCGAAAAAGATTCAAAAAATGGCGGGCAGGTTTGGCTGATGGACAGGCGCGGTGGCGAGGGGCATAAGCTCACTGATATTAAAGGTGAGCTTGAAGAGTATGTTTGGTCGCCGGATAGCAAAAGGCTGGCATTTATCATTAAAGATCCTGAAAATAGAGGAAAGGAAGCCCCTAAAACCACGCCTCCTATAAAAATAGACCGTTACCATTTTAAGCAGGATATTGAAGGATATCTGCAGCACCTGCATTCGCATTTGTACCTGTATGATGTGGCCGCAAAAAAGTTGGATACCCTAACCAGCGGTATTATGGACGATAGTTCGCCGCAGTGGAGCCCCGACGGAAAAACGATTGCTTACGTAAGTAATCATACAGCCGATCCGGATCGGAATGAGAATACAGACATCTTTACGATAGAAGCTAAGCCCGGTGCTGAGTCACAACAGCTTACCACTTTTACCGGCCATGATATTAATCCCCTCTGGAGTCCTGATGGAAAGCGCATAGCCTACCTCCGGTCAACAAGCGATGCTGATTACTTTATTTATCAGCACGATATCTTATGCCTGATGGATGCCGACGGTAAAAATAACCGCCTGTTAACGGATCAACTTGACAGACCAGTCAGCAATATAGCCTGGAGCCGGGACAGCAAAGACCTGGAATACCTGGTACACAGCGACCGAATCCGTTACATCAACAGATATAACCTGCTTACCCGTAAATCGGTATTAGTGTATAAAGGGAACCAATGCAGTTTTGCTGATATTATCGGGCATTCATTGGGAGTATGGGTAGGGAAGATGACTACACCCTATATGCCGCATGAGCTGGTTGCAATTGAAAATGGGAAAATCCGCCGTTTAACTTTTCACCAGGAAAAATGGCTGAGCGAAGTTAAGCTGGCCTATGTGAAAGGCTTCCAGTCGTTTAGCAGCGATGGTACACTGGTTTCGGGTATACTTTATACGCCCGATAGTGTGGTCACTAAGAAAATGCCTTTCATTCTTTACATTCACGGCGGTCCTACCGATCAGGATGAGTTTGAGTTTGATGACATCAGGCAAACGCTGGCCTGTGCCGGTTATGCCGTAGCAGCGGTAAACTATCGCGGCAGCACCGGGCGGGGGATTGAATATACCAAAGCTATTTATGCCGATTGGGGGAATAAGGAAGTAAAGGATTTGCTTGGAGCTGTGGATGAGCTGGTTAAACTTGGCATAGCCGATAAAGACCGCCTCGGTATTGGTGGCTGGAGTTACGGGGGCATCCTTACCGATTATACTATAGCTACCGATACCCGTTTTAAAGCAGCATCAAGCGGGGCAGGCAGTGCGTTACAGTTAGCCATCTATGGATCGGATCAATGGGTAATGCAGTATGACAATGAACTTGGTGCGCCATGGAAAAATGCTGATAAATATATCAAGCTCTCGTACCCGTTTTTTCATGCCGATAAGATAAAAACGCCTACCCAGTTCATGTCTGGTTTAAAAGATTTTAACGTGCCAACAGGCGGGGGCGAACAAATGTATGAAGCGCTGAGATCGCAGGGTGTACCAACACAACTGGTACTTTATCCCGGCCAGTATCATGGCATTACCATACCAAGTTACCAGGTTGACAGGCTGCAGCGCTATATCGATTGGTTTGATAAATATTTGGCCCCCCAGCCCCCTAAAGCAGGAGCTTTTTGA
- a CDS encoding S9 family peptidase: MKRALFLILTLSTAFNVSAQQKKPLKPADVYRIPTVSDPQLSPDGKWVAYSVSEVDTAKDRRVSHLWMQSFDGKESIELTHGEEAASSPRWSPDGKYLSFLSSRDSKTGSQVWLIDRRGGEGVKLTNIKGDLSDYAWSPDGKRLVMVIGDPENKGKEEPKTPKPIVIDRYHFKQDIVGYLQHLHNHLYLIDITTKKLDTLTRGEKDESSPVWSPDSKTIAFVSNRSADPDKNQNTDIFTIDARPGASMLQLTTWKGRDGNPQWSPDGRYISYLRSTSDADYMMYDQNVVCIMDVVGQNNKPLTLQLDRPAGSQTWAKDSKNIVFIVTDDRTRYLANININSGKITIINKGDYVFNDINTNLSGNWIVQKTDPYTPAELFALEDKKLRRLTFHHEKWLNTVQLAYVKGFESTSVDGTRVSGIILTPDSVPNKKYPLILFIHGGPVGQDEFVFDATRQTLAAAGYAVAAVNYRGSNGRGLDYCKAIYADWGNKEVKDLLGAVDQLEKLGIADPDKLGIGGWSYGGILTDYTIASDTRFKAAASGAGSALQLSVYGSDQYVLQYENEIGVPWKNADKWIQISYPFFHADKIKTPVLFMSGLKDFNVPTIGSEQMYEALRTQGIPTELILYPNQFHGLTKPSYQVDRLQRYVDWYDKYLKK, translated from the coding sequence ATGAAGCGAGCCTTATTCCTTATACTCACGCTTTCTACTGCCTTTAATGTATCTGCCCAACAAAAAAAACCTTTAAAACCTGCTGATGTTTACCGGATCCCAACGGTAAGCGATCCGCAATTATCGCCCGATGGCAAGTGGGTGGCTTATAGTGTATCGGAAGTTGATACCGCAAAAGACCGTCGCGTATCACACCTGTGGATGCAGAGTTTTGATGGTAAAGAGTCCATCGAGCTGACCCATGGTGAGGAGGCTGCTTCATCGCCGCGTTGGAGCCCGGATGGTAAGTATTTATCATTCCTTTCCTCGCGCGATTCAAAAACAGGCTCACAGGTTTGGCTCATCGATCGCCGTGGTGGCGAGGGGGTAAAACTGACCAACATTAAAGGCGATCTGAGCGATTATGCCTGGAGCCCTGACGGCAAACGTTTAGTAATGGTGATAGGCGACCCAGAAAACAAAGGTAAGGAAGAACCAAAAACCCCCAAGCCTATAGTTATTGACCGTTATCATTTTAAACAGGATATCGTGGGGTACCTTCAGCACCTGCATAACCACCTGTATTTAATTGATATAACCACAAAAAAGCTGGATACATTAACCAGGGGCGAAAAAGATGAAAGCTCACCGGTTTGGTCGCCGGATAGTAAGACAATTGCTTTTGTAAGTAACCGCAGCGCCGATCCCGATAAAAATCAGAATACTGATATTTTTACTATCGATGCCAGGCCGGGCGCCAGTATGCTGCAGCTAACCACCTGGAAGGGGAGGGACGGTAACCCGCAATGGAGCCCCGATGGCAGGTATATCTCCTACCTGCGCTCAACCAGCGACGCTGATTATATGATGTATGATCAAAATGTGGTTTGCATAATGGATGTTGTAGGGCAAAATAATAAACCGCTCACCTTGCAACTTGACCGTCCCGCAGGCTCGCAAACCTGGGCTAAAGACAGCAAAAACATCGTATTTATAGTAACTGACGACCGTACCCGCTATTTGGCCAATATCAATATCAACAGCGGAAAGATCACAATAATAAATAAGGGTGATTATGTTTTTAACGATATAAACACCAATCTTTCGGGCAACTGGATAGTGCAAAAGACAGACCCATACACGCCCGCCGAATTATTTGCCCTGGAAGATAAAAAGCTGCGCCGCCTCACTTTTCATCATGAGAAGTGGTTAAACACCGTACAATTGGCTTATGTCAAAGGTTTTGAATCAACCAGTGTTGATGGTACCAGGGTATCGGGTATTATTTTAACGCCGGATAGTGTTCCTAATAAAAAATATCCGTTGATCCTGTTTATTCATGGCGGCCCGGTGGGGCAGGATGAATTTGTTTTTGACGCTACAAGGCAAACGCTGGCGGCTGCCGGTTATGCTGTAGCGGCGGTAAACTACAGGGGCAGCAATGGCCGCGGGCTGGATTATTGTAAAGCCATTTATGCCGATTGGGGCAATAAGGAAGTAAAGGATTTGCTTGGCGCAGTCGATCAGCTTGAAAAATTAGGCATTGCAGATCCTGATAAGCTGGGCATAGGCGGCTGGAGCTACGGCGGTATCCTTACCGATTATACTATAGCCTCCGACACCCGCTTTAAAGCTGCCGCCAGCGGGGCGGGTAGTGCGCTGCAGCTTTCTGTTTACGGCAGCGATCAGTATGTGTTACAGTACGAAAACGAAATAGGCGTGCCCTGGAAAAATGCTGATAAGTGGATCCAGATCTCGTATCCGTTTTTCCATGCCGATAAAATAAAAACCCCGGTGCTATTTATGTCCGGCTTGAAAGACTTTAACGTGCCAACCATCGGCAGCGAGCAGATGTATGAAGCGTTACGTACACAAGGTATCCCAACCGAACTGATATTATATCCTAATCAGTTCCATGGCCTTACAAAACCAAGCTACCAGGTTGACAGGCTGCAACGCTATGTGGATTGGTATGATAAGTATTTAAAAAAATAG
- a CDS encoding exo-alpha-sialidase: protein MSAKFKLLLIIFLFLSVPDIYAQTSSIRNNYQTEAGVPKLNIERSMIYSPDKEWLYNHHPSIIHFKDKFIAIWSNGLIDEDSPGQRVVYSISKDFKHWSAPAVLASPGKVNDTLTVLTAAGLYQYKGTLVAYYGEYTKHRQNTHLWAKTSTDGTHWSGAIDMHVPLIPNHGPEATKSGRLIISGNFLFPYTDDPAGISGWNLSSFYPDSLYTQDNSSAFYAPAAKLGLPPLCEGSFFQTDDNILHMLLRVTGKGWKGHLWLTESKNNGKNWSRPAEAPFSDNDSKFHFGRLPDKRFYYVGIPDTLHHYDRNPLVLSLSEDGKSFDKNYIIASELYHLKKEGLWKGGQYGYPHTIIYNGYMYVIISRQKEAIETLRFSLKQLK, encoded by the coding sequence ATGTCTGCAAAATTCAAGCTCCTATTAATTATCTTCCTTTTCTTATCCGTTCCCGATATTTACGCCCAAACCTCATCTATTCGCAATAACTATCAAACCGAAGCCGGCGTTCCTAAACTAAACATTGAACGATCAATGATTTACTCGCCGGATAAAGAATGGCTATATAACCACCACCCTTCTATTATCCATTTTAAAGATAAGTTTATAGCGATATGGAGCAACGGGCTTATCGATGAAGATTCGCCGGGCCAGCGTGTAGTTTATTCTATATCGAAGGATTTTAAGCATTGGTCGGCACCGGCGGTGCTGGCGTCACCAGGTAAAGTTAATGACACCCTCACTGTACTTACCGCGGCGGGCTTATACCAATACAAAGGCACCCTGGTTGCCTATTATGGCGAGTACACCAAACACCGCCAAAATACTCACCTTTGGGCCAAAACCAGTACGGATGGCACACATTGGAGTGGAGCGATAGATATGCACGTACCATTGATCCCCAATCATGGCCCGGAGGCTACCAAAAGCGGGCGGCTCATTATCAGCGGCAACTTTTTATTCCCCTATACCGATGATCCCGCCGGTATTTCAGGTTGGAATTTAAGCAGCTTCTACCCCGACTCATTGTATACACAGGATAATTCATCGGCTTTTTATGCGCCGGCAGCTAAGCTTGGCTTGCCGCCACTTTGTGAAGGTTCATTTTTTCAAACCGACGACAACATCTTACACATGCTTTTAAGGGTAACCGGAAAGGGTTGGAAAGGCCATTTGTGGCTCACCGAAAGCAAGAATAACGGCAAAAACTGGTCGCGGCCTGCAGAGGCACCATTTTCGGATAACGATAGCAAATTCCACTTTGGCCGCCTGCCGGATAAACGCTTTTATTATGTTGGCATACCTGATACTCTGCACCATTACGACCGTAATCCGCTCGTGCTCTCCTTATCAGAAGATGGCAAATCATTCGACAAAAACTATATCATAGCCAGTGAACTTTATCATCTTAAAAAAGAAGGTTTGTGGAAAGGCGGGCAATATGGGTATCCGCATACCATTATTTATAATGGCTATATGTACGTAATCATTTCAAGGCAAAAGGAAGCTATTGAAACCTTAAGGTTCAGTTTAAAACAACTAAAATAA
- a CDS encoding ATP-binding cassette domain-containing protein: MLSIRNIVKQYAGHRALSDVSLEVESGQIFGLLGPNGAGKTSLIRIVNQITAPDSGEIYFNGEKLNQSHIERIGYLPEERGLYKKMEIGEQMIYLARLKGLSRAEAQKRLKFWFEKLGMETWWKKKIEELSKGMQQKAQFVATVLHEPDLIILDEPFSGFDPVNAEQIKDEILKLNEKGATILFSTHRMESVEELCDAIALIHKSHKILDGKVKHIRNSYRNETYLIEYAGERIAFDGSQPFEIMSELIADEDNHNIKIKLREGHNSNDVLQYLIPKARVNMLQEVIPSMHEIFIEKVNLNSTGHE, translated from the coding sequence ATGCTAAGCATCCGCAATATTGTTAAACAATACGCCGGTCACCGTGCACTCAGTGATGTAAGTTTGGAAGTTGAAAGCGGGCAGATTTTTGGCCTGCTTGGCCCTAACGGTGCCGGTAAAACATCGCTTATCCGTATAGTTAACCAAATTACTGCTCCCGACTCTGGGGAGATCTATTTTAACGGCGAAAAACTTAACCAATCCCACATCGAACGTATCGGTTACCTGCCCGAAGAGCGCGGTCTGTACAAAAAGATGGAGATTGGAGAGCAGATGATCTACCTGGCTCGTTTGAAAGGGTTAAGCCGGGCTGAAGCACAAAAACGCCTTAAATTTTGGTTTGAGAAACTGGGGATGGAAACCTGGTGGAAAAAGAAAATAGAAGAGCTTTCAAAAGGCATGCAGCAAAAAGCGCAGTTTGTGGCAACAGTACTGCACGAGCCCGACCTGATCATTTTGGACGAACCTTTCAGCGGGTTCGACCCGGTAAACGCCGAACAGATTAAAGACGAGATCCTGAAACTAAACGAAAAAGGCGCAACCATCCTGTTCTCTACCCATCGCATGGAATCGGTTGAGGAGCTTTGCGACGCCATTGCCCTCATCCATAAATCGCACAAGATCCTGGATGGCAAGGTTAAACACATCCGCAACTCGTACCGTAACGAAACCTACCTTATTGAGTATGCCGGCGAACGTATAGCATTTGATGGCAGCCAGCCCTTTGAAATAATGAGCGAACTTATTGCCGATGAGGACAATCACAACATCAAAATAAAACTAAGGGAGGGGCATAACTCCAATGATGTACTGCAATACTTAATTCCTAAAGCGCGGGTAAATATGTTGCAGGAGGTTATCCCCAGCATGCACGAAATCTTCATAGAAAAAGTAAACCTAAATTCCACCGGCCATGAATAA